AAAGCCTGCCAAAGCGCAAAGTATTGCGCAGTACTTACGATCGCTTGGTCGTTCACGATGGTAAGCGGGAGATCAGCTTTACGAACCACATCTTGGGGCGTTATGTCGAGGTGACGCAGACCAAGCCAAAATCCTTTCGGTACTTTAATTCGGTCAAGTGAATGAGTCGTCATGCTTCGTTTCCTCCTTTCCGTAAGCGATAGGATAAAAATGAATGAAGCCGTCAACTCTAAAGACAGCTTCATTCACCGGCGACTTCTCATGTATTGATTTCCTGACGGTCTTGCCATGCAAAGGTCGAGGTTCGCTTTGCGATTAACCAATGTCCATCTTCAAAAACATACTCGTCCTCATAGTGTACGCCGCTCTTGTTGTTGATCTTCTTGCCGTCCACTGTAGCAATAAGGTCAACCAGGCAATAAAGCGTCCCTTTGGCTGTATTTCCGCTGATCGACACGTTGTGCTGGCCATTGAAATGATAAACGATATCGAAATTTTTCAAGAAGCTTTCAAATGCAGTTCCGATTTCGTCCGTTCCCCGCAAGCTTGAGACCACATTACCGTCAACAATAGAGTCAACGGTTGCGTCCGCGGTGAAAAGCGTGGTCTGCTTTTGCGTATCTTTCTGATCAGCCAGTATTGAAAACGTGTCTACAAGCTCTCTTAAGGCTCTTACGTGTTCGAGTTCAACGATTCTGTCATATAGTCGGGATTGTGATTCCTGCTCATTTGTATGAGTCATTCTATTTCCTCCTTGTGTAATCTTGTTTACGTGTTGCTTAGCCATCCTCGCTCCAAGTGTTATTCAGCTCAACGACAATCATTTTACCCCTTTGAGACTCTTATTTGACTAGCGATACACGCCAAGGTTCTAGCCTGACATGCCAAATTGATGCTGACGCTTATGATTTCAAACCGAGCGATTTTATATGTTGGGCGAGCTTGACTTGAAAAAGAAACTGGCGGAAGCGCCGACAGTTTCTTTTGGTTAAGAATCAAAATTTATAGCTGCTTAGGGATTTCACAATCTCCGGGTCGTTATGGGACAGGAACAAGCTTTTGTTCGAATCCAGCGTTTGGATCTTATCCATATCCTCTTGACTTAAAGAAAAGTCGAAGATGTTGAAGTTCTCGA
Above is a window of Paenibacillus rhizovicinus DNA encoding:
- a CDS encoding nuclear transport factor 2 family protein, which encodes MTHTNEQESQSRLYDRIVELEHVRALRELVDTFSILADQKDTQKQTTLFTADATVDSIVDGNVVSSLRGTDEIGTAFESFLKNFDIVYHFNGQHNVSISGNTAKGTLYCLVDLIATVDGKKINNKSGVHYEDEYVFEDGHWLIAKRTSTFAWQDRQEINT